From Oryza brachyantha chromosome 9, ObraRS2, whole genome shotgun sequence, a single genomic window includes:
- the LOC102711096 gene encoding carotenoid 9,10(9',10')-cleavage dioxygenase 1-like, which translates to MMRVSLHPCICKASPSFRPASSQGARNQPTSTTTNRKKPFFQEIRRRLSFRIDEASKALEMAKQGLMEALVDSTFKFSDQPMLPSESNFAPVSEISEAIEILQVEGEIPEDFPEGIYIRNGSNPLFGALHSTVSIFGKSSEIWVEGEGMLHALYFRKNSSATWLMSYANRYVQSETFKIEKAQKKPSFLPAIMGDSSAIIAGYILNYMRFGKVNKDISNTNVFEHAGRVFAVAENHLPQEICIQNLETEDSWDINGEWDQPFTAHPKVAPGSGELVIFGSDTKRPFLMVGVVSADGTQLKHKVDLKLDRCTLCHDIGVTVKYNIIMDLPLTIDINRLIRGDQLIKFEKDSYARIGVMPRYGNAESVIWFDVEPFCMFHFINCFEEGDEVVIRGLRAADSIIPGPKISLNKNDLPSDPSGDDVSVKQGINEEFFSRLYQWRLNMKTKALSGEYLTGTEFSMEFPVINNHKMGLHHSYAYAQVVDSLTSCYGVNDKVILKYGGLAKLYLEERDNVTTETSKDLIKAEYHWLGKDEFCSGAVFVPRVGGTHEDDGWIISFVHNEGSNTSQVHIIDAQRFEGAPVAKIILPRRVPYGFHGTFITNKLNEVM; encoded by the exons ATGATGAGAGTTTCTCTGCATCCATGTATCTGCAAGGCTTCTCCTTCCTTCAGACCTGCATCTTCCCAGGGTGCAAGAAACCAGCCAACATCCACAACCACAAACCGAAAG AAACCTTTTTTTCAGGAGATTCGGAGGCGACTTTCTTTCAGGATCGATGAAGCCTCAAAAGCGCTGGAGATGGCAAAACAGGGACTTATGGAAGCTTTGGTTGACTCAACCTTCAAGTTTTCTGACCAACCAATGCTACCATCAGAG AGCAATTTTGCACCAGTCAGTGAGATCAGTGAAGCCATAGAGATTCTGCAAGTTGAAGGAGAGATACCTGAAGATTTCCCGGAAGGCATATACATCAGAAATG GTTCCAATCCACTCTTTGGAGCTCTCCATTCGACTGTCTCAATCTTCGGAAAGTCAAGTGAGATATGGGTTGAGGGTGAGGGCATGCTCCATGCCCTCTACTTCAGAAAGAACAGTTCAGCCACATGGTTGATGTCCTATGCAAATCGATATGTGCAGTCTGAAACGTTCAAGATTGAGAAAGCCCAAAAGAAACCAAGTTTCCTCCCCGCCATCATGGGCGACTCCTCAGCCATCATCGCAGGCTACATTCTCAACTAT ATGCGGTTTGGCAAAGTGAACAAGGACATCAGCAACACCAATGTATTTGAGCATGCCGGAAGGGTGTTTGCAGTCGCGGAGAACCACCTGCCTCAGGAGATATGCATACAAAATCTTGAAACAGAAGATAGCTGGGACATTAACGGGGAATGGGATCAGCCCTTCACAGCTCACCCAAAG GTAGCTCCTGGATCAGGGGAGCTTGTCATTTTTGGTTCAGATACAAAGAGGCCTTTCCTAATGGTTGGAGTTGTCTCag CTGATGGAACTCAACTAAAACATAAAGTTGACCTCAAACTGGACAGGTGTACACTCTGCCATGACATAGGAGTTACTGTTAA GTACAATATAATCATGGATCTACCACTTACCATTGACATCAATAGACTTATTAGAGGTGATCA GTTGATCAAGTTTGAGAAAGACAGTTATGCAAGAATAGGAGTTATGCCCCGTTATGGTAATGCAGAGTCAGTTATATGGTTTGATGTTGAACCATTCTGCATGTTCCATTTCATTAACTGCTTTGAAGAGGGGGATGAG GTTGTTATCAGGGGCCTTCGGGCGGCTGACTCCATCATACCAGGTCCTAAGATCAGcctaaataaaaatgatttgccCTCTGATCCTTCTGGAGATGATGTATCTGTGAAACAAGGAATTAATGAAGAATTTTTCTCTCGGTTATACCAGTGGAGGTTAAACATGAAAACAAAGGCTCTTTCAGGGGAATATTTAACTGGAACTGAGTTTTCCATGGAATTCCCAGTGATCAATAACCACAAAATGGGCTTGCATCATAGTTATGCCTATGCACAAGTGGTGGACTCTTTGACAAGCTGTTATGGAGTTAATGACAAAG TAATCCTTAAATATGGAGGCCTTGCAAAACTTTATCTTGAAGAAAGAGATAATGTAACTACAGAG ACATCCAAAGATCTAATAAAGGCAGAGTATCACTGGCTTGGGAAAGATGAATTCTGCTCCGGAGCAGTATTTGTTCCAAGAGTTGGAGGCACACATGAAGATGATGGGTGGATAATTTCTTTTGTACATAATGAGGGGTCTAATACATCACAG GTGCACATCATTGATGCCCAAAGATTTGAGGGTGCTCCTGTTGCCAAAATAATATTGCCACGAAGAGTACCCTATGGGTTTCATGGAACATTCATCACTAACAAACTCAACGAAGTGATGTAA